A section of the Arcobacter roscoffensis genome encodes:
- a CDS encoding uracil-DNA glycosylase family protein, producing the protein MFFHFHPYEAFLNNDTKKVIIGTLPPPRFCNKEFKINDVDFCYGSQDGLLWKCLDKIFELNLLYNNTQEAVKQRKEFLIKKKIGICDIVDSCKREKIDASDLGMSEVKLRDILGYIKKYKNIETLIFTGGNSKNGPEYFLRKILKDQNIKYELISKEIPKIHSFFYDNRLIKTISLTSPSNAANRFIGSNTLYKKRKLEDKNYTTFDFRVEQYEKVFKDKI; encoded by the coding sequence TTGTTTTTTCATTTTCATCCCTATGAAGCATTTTTAAATAATGATACAAAAAAAGTAATAATAGGAACACTACCACCACCTAGATTTTGTAATAAAGAGTTTAAAATAAATGATGTTGATTTCTGTTATGGTTCACAAGATGGACTTTTATGGAAATGCTTAGACAAAATATTTGAACTAAATTTGCTTTATAACAATACCCAAGAAGCAGTAAAACAAAGAAAAGAGTTTTTGATAAAAAAGAAAATTGGTATCTGTGATATTGTTGATTCATGTAAAAGAGAAAAAATTGATGCAAGTGATTTAGGAATGAGTGAAGTTAAACTTCGTGATATTCTAGGATATATCAAAAAATATAAAAACATAGAAACTCTAATATTCACAGGTGGAAATAGCAAAAATGGTCCTGAGTATTTTTTAAGAAAAATATTAAAAGATCAAAACATCAAGTATGAATTAATCTCAAAAGAAATACCAAAAATTCATAGTTTTTTCTATGATAATAGACTTATAAAAACCATAAGTTTAACATCACCCTCAAATGCTGCAAATAGATTCATAGGCTCAAATACCTTATATAAAAAAAGAAAACTTGAAGATAAAAACTACACAACTTTTGATTTTAGAGTTGAACAGTATGAAAAAGTATTTAAAGATAAAATTTGA